CGTCCGGGTGCCGCGTCGCGTCGTGGGGCGGGTCGTCGGCCCGCAGGACGTCGAGGAGCTGGCGCATCTCGCTCAAGGCGAGCCGTCCGGAGTCCTCCAGGGTGACCAGCGCCTCGCGCGCGGCGTCCGGGGCGTGCGCGAGATTGGCCCGGGCGCCGCCCGCCATCAGCTGCATGACGGTGATGTGGTGGGCCACGATGTCGTGCAGCTCCCGCGCGATGCGGCGGCGTTCCTCGGCGACGGCCCGTTCGGCCAGCAGCCCGCGGTTGGCGTCCACCTCCCGCTGCCAGCGGTTGACCAGCAGCGCGGCCACGACGACGAGCACGGTCGAGGTGGTGTACCCCAACGCGGCCCAGGCGAGTGACAGCCCGTGCACCGGGCCGAGCAGGGCCAGCGACGCGGTCGTGAGGCCCGCCGCCACGGTGGCCGCCGGGCGGCCGGTCCGGACGACCGTGAACAGGGCCACCACCAGGCTGGTGTTGAGCCCCGGCGCGACCGGGAGTCCCAGCCGCAGCACCACTTCGAGGGCCATGACCACCGCGAAGACCGGGACCGGGTGGCGGCGCCGTACGAGCAACGGGAGCGCGGCGACCACGAGGAGCAGCATGCCGCCCCCGGTGACGGGCCAGTCGCCGGACTGCTTCGCCATGCCGAAGCCGATCAGGTCCACCGCCAGCGCGCCGATGGTGACGAGCCCGTCCTCGCGCGTCCACAGCGGTGTCGCGGCATCGCTGCCCCGCGCATCGCTGCCCCTCGGATCGCGTCCCCCCAGGCCACGGCCCCTCGCGTCACGGCCCCTCATGCGGTCCTCTCCCGGAGCCGCCACCCGTCCCTCCGGCCCGTGCCGGTGCGCCGCGACCACCACGCTGAGATCCATTCTCGCACCGGGGCCCGTACGGCGGCCACGGACCGTGGGGGGAGCCGCGGACCAGGAGCAGGGTCCTGGGTACCGGCCGCCGCCCCACCACGGTCCCCGTCCGCTTCTCATCCCGCGCCCGGACGACGGGGCCGCTTCCCGCTGATGGTCTGGAACCAGGCCGGAACGCACCCCGAGCCCCTGCCCTGCCCCGTGGCACCGCAGCCCCTCAACGGCCCTTCAACGCCGCACCACCGGAGGAATTTCGTGATCCGCGCCCTGACCGGCTTCTCCACCAGGAACCCATGGAAGGTGATCGCCGTGTGGACGGTGCTGGGCCTGGCCCTGACCTTCCTCAACCAGGCGCTCGTCTACCGGGTCACCGGAGCCCAGCCGGGGGACTTCCTGCCCGCCACCTACGATTCGGCCGCCGCGCTGAAGGTCGCCGAGGAGCGGTTCGGGGTGAAACCGGACGCGAACACGGTGACCGTTCTGGTCGGCCGGTCCGACGGAGCGCCGCTGACCGCCGCGGACGAGCGGCGCATCGGCGCCGGGGCGCAGAAGCTGGGGCAGCGCCGGGTGGTCATGCCGCCGCCCAAGGACGACGCTCCGTCCTTCCTCCTCATCGACCACTCGCAGACCCCGAAGGTGGCTCCGGCCACCCTCGCCCCGGACCGGAGCTTCCAGCTGCTCTCCGTCCAGCTGACCGGCAATGCCATGGACCCCGGTCTGCTGGACGTCTTCCGCGCCTTCCGCGCGGACGCCCGGGCCGAATTCGCCGACGCGGGCCTGCGCACCGGGTTCACCGGAGGAATCGCGTCCACCACCGACACCACCGACGCCGGGGCGACCAGGACCAAGGTGGTGGGCGCCCTCACCACGGCGCTGATCCTGCTGCTCAACGTGCTCGTCTTCCGCAGCGTCCTGGCGGCCCTGCTGCCGCTGCTCGCGATCACCTTCATCGGCGGCGCGGCGGGCGGCGCGGTGACGGGCACCGCGCTGCTCACCGGCATCAAGCTCGACGGGTCCACCCCGAGCCTGATCGGGGTGGTGCTGCTGGGCATCGGGATCGACTACTTCCTGTTCCTGCTCTTCCGCTACCGCGAGCAGCTGCGGAAGCAGCCGGAGCGCGACGCCCGGGCCGTGGCCGCCGAGGTGTCGGGCCGGGTGGGTACGGCGATCACCTCGGCAGCGCTGACCATCGTCGCCGCCTTCGCCACGCTCGCCATCGCCTCCTTCGGGCAGTTCCGGGTGCTCGGCCCCGCCATCGCCGTGTCCGTCCTGGTGATGCTCTTCGGCAGCCTGACGCTGATGCCGGCCATGCTGGCGATGGCGGGGCGCCGGATGTTCTGGCCCTCGCGGGCCCTGAAGCGCGCGCCGCGCGAGGGTGCGGCGGGGCGGCTCGGTGAGCTGGTGGCACGGCGTCCCGTGGCCCTGGTCCTCGCCTCCGTGGCGCTGCTGGGCGCGCTGGCCACCGGGCTGGCCGGGATCGCCATGGACTACGGCCAGGGCGGCGGGGGCGAGCGGACCGCGGCCTCCGCGACCGCGGACGAGATCGGCCGCGCGCTTCCGGCGGACGCGTGGGAGCCGACGACGGTGTACGTGACGGCGCGGGACGGCGGCGCCCTCACCACCGGGCGGCTCGACGGGCTGTCCCGGGCGCTCGGCGCGGTGGACGGCGTCGGCCGGGTCGGGCCCGTCACCTTGAACGGGGACCACCGGGCCGCCCGCATCGACCTGTACCTGCGCGTCGATCCGCAGACGGAGCGGGCCCGCGCGCTGGTCGCCGGGCCGGTGCGCGGCGCGGTCGCCGCGCACTCCCCCGAGGGGACCGTGGCCCATGTGGGCGGTACCGCCGCGGTGTTCGTGGACGTGGCCACCGCCGTCGACCGGGACCTGCGGATCGTGTTCCCGGTCGCGGCGGCGCTGATCGCCCTGATCCTGGTCGTCCTGCTGCGCAGTCTGCTCGCGCCGGTGATCCTGATGGTCTCGGTCGGGCTCGGTTTCGCGGCCACGCTGGGTGCTTCCGCGCTGGTCTTCCAGCACCTGCTGGACCGTCCCGGCGTCGCCTTCACCCTCCCGCTGGTGCTGTTCCTGTTCGTCGTGGCGCTCGGCACCGACTACAACATCCTGATCAGTGACCGGATCCGGGAGGAGATGGAGCTGCCTGGTCCGGCCCGGGCGGCCGTGGCGCGCGCCGTGCGCAGCACCGCGCCCGCCGTCGTCACGGCGGGCCTGGTGCTGGCGGGGTCCTTCGGCAGCCTCGCCGTCGCCCCGGATCCCGGGTCCCGGCAGGTCGGTTTCGCGACCGCGCTCGGCATCGTGCTCTCGGCCTCGGTCCTCTCGCTGGTGCTCGTGCCCGCGCTGGCCGCGCTGCTCGGCCGGGGCACCTGGTGGCCCGTACGCCCCGGGCGCCGCGCGCGGCCCCGTACGGAGGCCGGGCGCGACCCGTGGACCGGCCCGCGGACCGGCCCGTCGGCGGACCCGCTGAACGGCCCGCGGACCGGCCCGGAGCCGCACCGCGTTCCGGCCTCCTGAGCGACAGGCCCTAGGGCAGGGCGGGCGCGGCCGCCGGGCCGGGCACCCCGCGGGCGGCGACGCGGCAGCCGACGCACTGCGCGTGCCCGGCGTGCGCGGCGGTGTCGCGCACCCGCCAGTCGCGCTGGGAGTGCGGGCGGGGCCCGCTCGGTTTGCCCCATCCGGCGAGGTGCAGGACCCAGGTGGCGAGGACCGACAGGACGAGCAGGGCGAGGCCGAGCCAGAGGCCCGGGGTCCAGCCGAGGCAGAGCGCGCCGCCCGTGACGGTGGAGCCGAGGACGGCCACGACGGTTCCGGTCCAGCCGGCCACGGTGTGGCCCATGTCGACGTCTCCGTGCGCGCTCATGATTCTCCCCGGGGCAGGCGGCAGTAGGCTCGGAGCAGGATCTTTCATCTCACGAGCTAAGTTACTTAGATGCTAAGGAGTATTCGCGTGGACGGCAAGCCCCGCCCCCCCGCCTCGGCCGGGGAGGCGATCCAGCGCATGGACGCCTACGTCAGCCTCGGCCTGGTCGGCCAGCAGGAGGTGGCCCAGCTGCTGGGGCTGAACGTCACGGACCTGACCTGCCTCGGCCACATCCTGGGCGCCGGGGAGAACCCGCTCGGCGCGGGCGATCTGGCCGAGAGGGCCAACCTGACGACCGGGGCCGTCACCGGGGTGCTCAACCGGCTGGAGCGCGCCGGGTACGCCCGCCGGCAGCCGGACCCGTCGGACCGGCGCCGGGTGCGGGTGGTCGCCGATCCGACGGCCGCCGCGCGGGTGGTCTCGGTGTACGAGCCGTTCTACGCCCGGCTCGCCGCCCTCTTCGCCGACTACTCCCCCGACGAGATCGCCGTCATCGCCGACTGGTTCGGGCGCGCCACCGAGGAGGCCCGGGCCCACCTGGAGCACGTACGCTCCACCAGCGGCCGGTTCGCGGCGCCGTAGCCACGGCCGGGACCGCGGGACCGCTCCGGACCGGCCGCCGGGCGTCCGGTACCCGGTGGTAAAATGGGTTGGTTACTTGCGGCGCACGGCATTCGGACCGGTCGCCGACGCACGACGAAGCCGGGGCCCGTACCGCTGGGTACGGGCCCCCGTTCCGTTCCGGCTCGTTCTCGCGCATGCCCGCCCGGCCGTCCGTCGGCCGGTCCGGGACTCCTCGACGACGCGCTCCGTATCGAGGAAGGTTCTCCGTTTGAATCCGTCAGCTCGTGGCCGCTTCGGCGTCCAGCCCGGCAGGCCCCCCAAGACCGCGAAGTCCCCCAAGAAGTCCGCGCGGCCGCTCGCGCCGCAGGGCGAGTTCGCGATGCCGCAGACGATCGCCCCGGCACTGCCCGCGGTGGAGGCGTTCTCCGAGCTGGGGCTGCCGGAGGAGCTGATGGCGACGATGGCGGAGCTGGAGGTGCGCGAGCCGTTCCCGATCCAGGCCGCCACCCTGCCGAACGCCCTCGCCGGGCGGGACATCCTCGGCCGCGGCCGGACCGGCTCCGGCAAGACCCTCGCCTTCGGGCTCGCGATGATCGTCCGTACGGCCGGACGCCGGGCGGAGCCGAAGCGCCCGCTCGCGCTGGTCCTCGTACCGACCCGCGAACTCGCCCAGCAGGTGACCGAGGCGCTGACCCCGTACGCGCACGCCATGAAGCTGCGGATCGCCACGGTGGTCGGCGGACTCTCCATCGGCCGCCAGGTGGGCGCCCTCAAGACCGGCGCCGAGATCGTCGTGGCCACCCCGGGGCGGCTCAGCGACCTGGTCGGGCGGCGCGACTGCCACCTGGAACGCGTCAAGATCACGGTGCTCGACGAGGCCGACCAGATGACCGACATGGGCTTCATGCCGCAGGTCACCGAGATCCTCGACCAGGTGCACCACGACGGCCAGAAGATGCTCTTCTCGGCCACCCTCGACCGCAATGTCGACCAATTGGTCCGTACGTACCTCAAGGACCCGGTCGTCCACTCGGTGGACGCCTCGGTCGGCACGGTGACGACGATGGAGCACCACGTGCTCCACATCCACGCCGCCGACAAGTACGAGACCGCCACCGAGATCGCGGCCCGTGACGGGCGGGTGCTGATGTTCCTCGACACCAAGCACGCCGTGGACCAGTTCACCCGGCACCTGCGGGCCAACGGCGTACGGGCCGAAGGCCTGCACAGCGGCAAGTCGCAGCCGCAGCGCACCCGCACGCTCGCCCAGTTCAAGACCGGCGCGGTGACCGTACTGGTCGCCACCAACGTCGCGGCGCGCGGACTGCACGTCGACGACCTCGACCTCGTCGTGAACGTCGACCCGCCCGCCGACCACAAGGACTACCTGCACCGCGGCGGCCGTACGGCGCGCGCGGGCGAGTCCGGCCGGGTCGTCACCCTCGTCACGCCGAACCAGCGCCGCGACATGACCCGTCTGCTGGCCGACGCGAAGATCCGCCCCACCATCACCCAGGTGCGGTCCGGCGACTCCCTGCTGAGCAAGATCACCGGGGCGAAGAAGCCGTCCGGGATCCCGCTGGCCGGCGCCGCGCCCGCCGAGGGCGGCAAGGACGGGAAGGGCGGCAAGGGCAACAGCACCCTCGCCTTCCGCGGCATCGGCACCCGGCCGGGACGGCCGGGCGGCAAGGCCAAGGAATCCCGCAAGACCACCGAGGCCCGGCAGGCCGCCGAAGCGCGGGCGGCCGCGCGGGTGCGCCGCGGGGTCTGACCCCGCCGGGGTGCGAAGGGGGCCGGGTGCGCGCTGCGCACCCGGCCCCTTCTTTTGACCCTGGAGCCCGTCGGTCAGCGGCGGCGGCCGGCCACTATCGCCCGCGTCACGATCGGCGGCAGCAGGTCCTTCGCGAGGCGGCGCACCCGCCGCGCACGCGGTACGGGCTTCTGCTGGGCCGGGACCGCCGAGAGGACGGGGACCTCGGGGGCCCGCAGCGGCCGCGGCTCCGGCGGCGCGATGGCCTTCTGGCCCCCTATCCGCACCAGCGGGGCGCCCGCGACCTGGTCGATCCCGTGCCAGAGGTCCTCGCGGGCCTCCAGCCACTCGCGCAGCGCCTTCTGCAGCGGCGCGGGGTCGCCCCAGGTCGCGTAGAGCTTCGTACCGGACACGCAGATCACGCGCAGCTCGGCGGAGGTGACCGCGCCCCACACGGCGGCGGCGACACCCGGGCAGTGCTCGGAACGGTAGTCGTCGAACACCACCACCGCGCCGGGCGCCGCGAGCAGGCGGGAGGCCTCGATGTCCCCGTGCACGTGCTCGTAGAGGTGGGATGCGTCCACGTGGATGAAACGGCAGCTGGCGGCGCGGACCCGGTCGCCGACCACGGAGGTCGGGGCCTGTATGACGGTCGGCAGCTCCTCGTGGAAGGCGAGGTAGTTCGCCTCGAAGGCCTGACGGGTCAGCGACGCGTAAGAGGACCGCGTCTCCGCGAGGTTGGACTCGTCCTCGGCGGGCGAGTCGAAGAGGTCACAGACCGTGAACTCCTCGCCGTCCCGCAGGTAACGACCCATGAATATCGCGCTCTTGCCCATGTACGCGCCGAGTTCCAGGAGATCGCCGCGGTGTTCGGCATCGGCGTTCTGGTGCTCCAGGAACCAGTCGAACAGCAGCTGATCGACGTTCCAGAACCATCCCTTCACGTCATTGAACCCCGTGGGAACCGGTGCTGCGGACAGCACTTCGGGGTCGGTGAGAGGGAGACGCGCAGCTTGCGACATGGAGAGTCGTCCTCCGGGGATATGGCACGGAATCAGCACTGACACCTGGCCGGGTAGCCAGACCTTAGACCACGGGACGGGTACATGACGAGGCTGCGGAGGGCCCGAGGCGCAAGACGGAGGCCGAAGAGGGAACGGATCGCCCCACGTGGGGCGTTGCCGATGGCTGCCGCCGGGGGCGCTCCGGGGCCGCGCCCCGGGGGCGCGCCCCCGGCCCGGGGCCGCGTCTCTGCCCCCGGGGCCACGTCCCGGGGCCCGGGTGCCCGCCGGGGCCGCCCCGGGCGCGGGACCCGGGGTCCGGGGCTCGGGCGCGTCCCGGGGCCCGGGCGCATCCCGGGCCAGCACAGCCCGACTGGCTCCCGCCGCGCCCACCGCTCGGGAGCACGGCCCGGGGGGCGGGCACATGCCCCGGGGGCGCGGGCGGGGCGCGTGGCCGGGTCTCTGGCCCGGGGCCGAATCAGGGGGGGCCGGACGCATGCCGGGACCGGACGCACGCCTCGCGTGGCAGCGCCCGGCCGGCTCCCGCACCGCCCACCGCTCGGGGGCACGTCCCGGGCCCGGGCGCACGCCGGGCCGCTCCGAGCCTGGGGCCCGGAGTCCCGGGCGCGGGCGCCGGACCCCGGGGGCGCGGGCGGGACCCGGGGCCGCGCCCCGGGGGCCCGGGCGCATGCCGGGCCCGGGCACACGCGGCGCCCACCGCTCGGGGGCGAGCCCCCGGCCCGGGCGCATGCCGGGCCGCTCCGGGCTCGGGACCCGGGACCGCGGGCGGACCCCGGGACCCCCGGGGTCCCGGGGCGCGGGCGGGGCGCGGGGGTCCCGGTACCCCGGGACGATGCGGGGGGCCGCTCCGGGTGCGGGACCCGGGACTGCGGGCGGGACCCTGAGGCGCGTCCTGGGGCCCCGGGGTCCCGGGCCCGGGCGCATGCCGCGCGTGGCAGCGCCCGGCCGACGCCCGCCGCGCCCACCGCTCGGGGCGGGCCCGGGGCGGGTGCCACTGCCGGTGCCGCGTCGGTGGCGCGCCGCGCCGATGCCGGAGCCGGTGCCATGCCCGTGCCCGGCCGGTGCCGGTCTCGGTGCCGTGCTGCGTCGCGTCGCGTCGCGGGGACGCCGCTCGGTGGGCTGCGGCGTTACGGGCGCCCCGAGCCGCGGCGCTGGCTGCGCGGGCAGGCAAGCCCGGGCCTGGCCGCACAAACCCGCCAGGCCGCCAGGCCGCAGGGCGCTGGTGCGTTCCCTTTGCCGCCGCGAAACATCCGTGTACGCACCGAGGCTCGCGCTTTCAGGGCTGGGCCGCAGGCGGGTGGTCGGGCAGGGGCGGGCGCGCCCCGCCCGGCGGGCGCTGGGCAGGGCGGAGGCTCGGGGCTCATGGTCCGGGGTTGGGGCCGGGCGGCCCGGCGGCATGGAGGGGAACGGGTAGCCGATGCTTCACGGAAGCGAAGGTGACCGGTCAGGCGGTCAGCGGGCGATCAGCAGGGCTTCCGAGCCGACCGGGCGGAAACCGGCGGCCTGGAAGGCGCGGATGCTACGGGCGTTGCCCGCGGCCTGCTGGGACCAGACGGGGGCGCCGTCGGGGACGAGGTGGCGGGCGGCGGTGGCCAGGGCGCGGCCCAGCCCCCGGTGCCGTACGTGCTCGTCCACCTCGATCGCGGTCTCCCAGCGGCCCGCGATCCCGCGGCCGAGGACGACGACCCCGCCGTCGGCGGCCCACACGCGGACGTCGTCGCGCCGGGCGCGGGCCCGGACCACGCGGGGGTGGTCCCGGTCGGCGAGTTCCCGCAGCGCGACCGGCGGCTCCCCCGGCAGCGGACCGGCGACCGTCATGAGGTCGATCGTGTCGTGCCGACGCCCGGTGCGGTCCATGAGGGCGGCCAGGAAGCGGGGGTTCATCGTGGCGGCCAGTCCGTCACATTCGATGCCCGCCAGGGTCGACCGTACCCACGCGGGGTCCTCGTCGGTGAAGACCACGGAGTGCGCGGTGAAGGCGATGACCCCGGCGTCCCGGTGGTTCTCCTGCGCGACCACGGTCGTCCCGCCGTCGGGCGGCGGGAACTGCCCCCGGGCCGCCGCGTCGAGTATCTCCCCCAGTGTCCGGCCCATGCCGTCGTCCCCGCCCTTCTCCCCGCACCGCGCCCGGACGGACGCGTGGCGGCTGAAACGATATACGGGCCGCCCGTACGGGGATGCACGGGATCACGACGGAATCACCAGGTCAGGCCCTCTGCCGGGAGTTCCGTGGCGGGGCGGCGCGCGGGCCGGGGCAGGCCGAGACGGGCGCGGGCCGCGTGGACGGAGGTCAGCTGGTCCGCCGCGCCGGGGCCCCAGTCGCAGAGGTCCCGGACCTGTTCGGGGGTGGCCAGCAGGCGGGCGTGCGCCGGGTCGGCGGCCGGGCCGAGCGCGCGGAGCCGGGCTGCCGAGCGGATCCGTACGCCGTCCTCCTCGCGCACGTACCCCAGCGGCTCGGCTTCGGCGACGGCCGGTTCAGCGGCGGGCCGAGGGGCACCTCCCGGCAGCCGCGCGGCCCCGGTGGCGTGGGCGATCAGCACCAGCACCCGCCCGTCGGGGGCGAACAGCCAGGCCGCCCGGTCGTGGACGGGCAGGTCGGCCGGGGCGGGCCCCGCGCACCAGACCCCCCGCTCCGGGGTGCGGCGGGTGCGCAGCACCCCGAGCCGGTCGAGCGCGCCCGGCGCGGTGGGCCGCCCGTCCTCCAGGAGGGCGGGGCCGCCGCCGTCGATGCGGGCCCGCAGCGCGGACAGGGCGCGCCGCGCGTCTCCGGGGTGCATCAGCCCGGGCAGGTCGGCCGGTTCGGCGAAGTGGACGCCGGTGATCTCCTGGGCGGGCAGCCGGATGGCCGAGATGCGGTCCGCGTCCCAGGTACCGCCGTCGAAGACGTGCAGGATCTCGCCGGGGAAGCGCATCTCCGGTTCGAAGCCGGGGGCGTCGGCGGGGATCCAGTCCACCGCGAGGCCGCGCGGGAAGTGGTCCCGGATGCCGAGTTCCTCGTACACCTCACGGGCGGCCGCCGCGGAGGGCGCCTCCCCCGCGTCCACCGCGCCGCCGGGCAGCAGCCGGTCGGGCCGGTAGTCCACGGTCTGGACGAGGACGCGCCCGTCGGGGTCGGTGACCAGGACGCACGCTCCGCTCCAGAGCGCGGCCCGCGAGGCCCCGTATGCGGCGGGGCTCATCCACGTGTCGGCGGCCGGTCCGTTCCGCTCCCCCGGGGCCGCGTGCTGCGGCGTCGCGGGCTGCGGCGTCTCGGGTTCCGAGGTCGCGGGTTCCGGGATGGCGTGGTCCGCGGTCGCGTGGTCCGTCCGGTCCGTGTGGTCCGTGTCGGTCAGCTGCGGCATCGGTACTCCGTTCACCGTGGATGGGAGAGGGCCGGGGCGGGCGCGTCACGCCGTTCCCGGCGCCTGTGCAACAGCGCGCACGGCCCCCGGGTTACGGCGCCGTGCACGAGGGGCGCGGGCGCGCGCCCGACCTGCGGGTTTTACCGGCCCTATGGCCGTTTATTACCTGGTTATGTACTCCTTGCTAGCTTTCGGGCGCGGGCCGGTCGGCGTGAAAGCCCCCGGCCCGTCCAGACGACCACCTTCAGGGGGACAGCTATGCGACAGGCCGGCGGCACCGGGACCGGGAACGGGGACGGAACCGGGGCGGCCACCGGGGAGCGGCGACGGCGGCCTATGCGGCCGATGCGGCCGCTCGCCGTCACGGGCGGCACCCTGGCCCTCGGTTGCGCCGGTCTGTACGGCGCCGGTCTGCTCCTGGCCTCCGATGAGATCACCGCGGGTACGAAGGTCCGCGGCGTGGACATCGGCGGGATGGACCGGGACCGGGCGCGCCAGGCCCTGGACCGCGCCTTCGGGCCCACGGCCCCGACCGCGTTCGCGATACGGATCGGCGAGCGCGTCGAGCGGGCCGAACCCCGCGACCTCGGCCTCTCCGTCGACTCCGGGTTCGACGTCGCCGTCGACCGGGTCTTCGAGCAGGGCGGCAAGGAGGTCAAGCGCGAGACCTTCACGACGCGTTACACCCCGCGCGACACCGTCACCTGCGGGAACCGATGAACGTCACCGGCAGCCTGCCCGGAGCCGACAGACCGTCCGGAATCGACAGGCTTTCCGGAGTCGACGCCGCGCGCGGCCTCGCCGTGCTCGGGATGTTCGCGGTGCACGTCGGGCCCGGCGCGCGCCCCTCCGGCGCGAACTACCTGGTCCTCGCCGCGGACGGGCGCGCGCCCGCCGTCTTCACCCTCCTCGCCGGTTTCTCGCTGGCCCTCGCCCAGCGGCGGCGCGCGGGGAGCGGGGGCGCGTCGCCCACCCCCGGAGGGGCGCGTCCGCTGCTGATCCGCTCCGCGGTGCTCGGCGCGCTGGGGCTCTGCCTGGCCGCGCTCTGGCCCGGGATCCTGGTCATCCTGGCCTTCTTCGCGCTCTACTTCCTCGCCGCCGAGCCCTTCACCCGGCTCTCCACGAAGGCGCTCGCCGTGGTCGCGGGCGTGAGCGTGGCGGCCGGCCCGCTACTCTCGTACGTCCTCGGTCCGCTCTTCGGGGTCACGGCCTCGGGCCGCGGCGCGGTGCCCGGCCTTGCCGATCTGGCGCGCGGCTGGACCGGACTCGGCGAGATCCTGCGCGCCCTGCTGCTCACGGGCGCCTACCCGGTGGTCACCTACTTGCCTTACGTGCTCGTCGGCATGGCACTGGGGCGGCTGTGCGACGTCCACGCGAAGGCGGTCGCCCTGCGCATGGCGCTGTGGGGTTCGGCCGTCGCGGCCGTGGCGTACGGCTCCGCGTGGCTGGCCACCGAGGTGCTCGGCGGACGGCAGCGGCTGCTGGCCGCGATCGCCGCGCACCACCCGGAGGCCATGACCGCCACCGATCCGGTACGGGCCGTACTCGCCCAGCAGTACGGGGCCGTCCCCAGCACCTCGTGGGACTGGCTGCTGCTCGCCTCCCCCTACAGCCAGACCCCGCTGGAGACCCTCGGCAACGCGGGCGTCGGCGCCGCGCTCATCGGCGGCCTCGTGCTGCTGACGCGCGAGCGGTGCGCCGCCCGGCTGCTGCGGCCGCTCACCGCGCTGGGCGCGATGGCGCTCAGCGCGTACGTCGTGCACGCACTGGTGCTGGCCGGTCCGGCGAAGGGGGCCGCTTCCTGGGCCGCGCTGGCCGCCTTCTCGGGCGTGGCCCTGGCCGCGGCCTGGGGCTGGCAGCGGGTGTGGGCCGGTTCCCCGCTGCGCCGCGGGCCGTTGGAGCACGTCCTCCGGCTGGCCACCGCTCCGCGCGCCCGCGCCCGCACCGGCGCGTGACCGCGGGCGCACGCCCGCATCAGACCCCGCACGCCCCCTCGGGACGGGCCGTGCGGACCACCCGTACGCGTGACGCGGCACCGGTCCGGGTCCGCGCATGCGGCAGGGTGGGCGGATGCAGCTGCGCCGGGTCCTGCCCCTGTCCCTTGCCGCGTTCCTCCTCGGTGCCGGGTGCACCGGATGCATGACCGTCGCGCCGTCGGTCCCGGCCGCACCGGCAGCGGACCCCGCGACCGTCCGCACGCACGCCCCGCATCCCGTACTGCCCCTGGGGCGGCTGCCGGAGGATCCCGCGCAGGCGGCCGCGTCCCCGGTGCCGGCCGCGCCGGCGGCGTCGGCAGCCGCGGCCCCGGCGGACGGGACGGACGGGCAGGAAGGCCAGGACGGGGAGGGCGCGGACGGCGCCCGGCGCGGGGCGCCGCACCGCTCCGGGAAGGTCCGCGCCCCCGCCCCGGCGAAGGCCCGTACGCCGCGCGCCCGGCCGCGCCCGCAGACCCGGCCCGGGGCGCCGGGGCGTTCGTATGACATGGCGGCGATCTGCGCGGCGGCCCACGGCACGGTGTCCCCGTCGATCGCCCAGCTGTGCTCAGACCAGTACGGCCGCTGAGCGGTACGGCCGGCCACATATTCGGTAGATCCGTCCGGTGCGCCTTCCTACAGTGGCGGTGACCACGTCATCGACCGGAGCGGATCATGCGCACCCACTATCCCCGCACTCCGCACGTCCCGTGGTCCCCCGGGGCCACGCCCGACGACATCCGCGCCGGTGACCTGTCGGGGCTGCCGGGGCTCGCCGGGCGCGAGGTCGTGGTGACCGAGAAGCTGGACGGCGAGAACACGACCCTCTATGCCGACGGCCTGCACGCGCGCTCCCTGGACTCCGCCCACCATCCCTCGCGCGCCTGGGTGAAGGCCCTCCAGGGACGCATCGGCCCGGGGATTCCCGCCGGTTGGCGGATCTGCGGCGAGAACCTCTACGCACGCCACTCCCTCGCCTACGACGCGCTCGACAGCTGGTTCTACGGCTTCTCCGTCTGGGACGGCGAGCACTGCCTCGACTGGGACCGGACGGTGCGGTTCCTGACCGGGCTGGGCGTGCCGGTTCCGCGCGTGCTGTGGCGGGGCGTCCTGGACGCCAAGGCCGAGCGCGCGCTGCGCAGGCTGAAGCTGGACACCAACCGCCACGAGGGGTACGTCGTGCGCTCCGTGGCGGGCTTCGACCGTGCGGCCTTCGCGCGGCACGTGGCCAAATGGGTGCGCGGGGGTCATGTGCAGACCGGCACCCACTGGATGT
This is a stretch of genomic DNA from Streptomyces sp. NBC_00536. It encodes these proteins:
- a CDS encoding class I SAM-dependent methyltransferase, which codes for MSQAARLPLTDPEVLSAAPVPTGFNDVKGWFWNVDQLLFDWFLEHQNADAEHRGDLLELGAYMGKSAIFMGRYLRDGEEFTVCDLFDSPAEDESNLAETRSSYASLTRQAFEANYLAFHEELPTVIQAPTSVVGDRVRAASCRFIHVDASHLYEHVHGDIEASRLLAAPGAVVVFDDYRSEHCPGVAAAVWGAVTSAELRVICVSGTKLYATWGDPAPLQKALREWLEAREDLWHGIDQVAGAPLVRIGGQKAIAPPEPRPLRAPEVPVLSAVPAQQKPVPRARRVRRLAKDLLPPIVTRAIVAGRRR
- a CDS encoding DUF418 domain-containing protein, translated to MNVTGSLPGADRPSGIDRLSGVDAARGLAVLGMFAVHVGPGARPSGANYLVLAADGRAPAVFTLLAGFSLALAQRRRAGSGGASPTPGGARPLLIRSAVLGALGLCLAALWPGILVILAFFALYFLAAEPFTRLSTKALAVVAGVSVAAGPLLSYVLGPLFGVTASGRGAVPGLADLARGWTGLGEILRALLLTGAYPVVTYLPYVLVGMALGRLCDVHAKAVALRMALWGSAVAAVAYGSAWLATEVLGGRQRLLAAIAAHHPEAMTATDPVRAVLAQQYGAVPSTSWDWLLLASPYSQTPLETLGNAGVGAALIGGLVLLTRERCAARLLRPLTALGAMALSAYVVHALVLAGPAKGAASWAALAAFSGVALAAAWGWQRVWAGSPLRRGPLEHVLRLATAPRARARTGA
- a CDS encoding NUDIX hydrolase, with the protein product MPQLTDTDHTDRTDHATADHAIPEPATSEPETPQPATPQHAAPGERNGPAADTWMSPAAYGASRAALWSGACVLVTDPDGRVLVQTVDYRPDRLLPGGAVDAGEAPSAAAAREVYEELGIRDHFPRGLAVDWIPADAPGFEPEMRFPGEILHVFDGGTWDADRISAIRLPAQEITGVHFAEPADLPGLMHPGDARRALSALRARIDGGGPALLEDGRPTAPGALDRLGVLRTRRTPERGVWCAGPAPADLPVHDRAAWLFAPDGRVLVLIAHATGAARLPGGAPRPAAEPAVAEAEPLGYVREEDGVRIRSAARLRALGPAADPAHARLLATPEQVRDLCDWGPGAADQLTSVHAARARLGLPRPARRPATELPAEGLTW
- a CDS encoding GNAT family N-acetyltransferase; this encodes MGRTLGEILDAAARGQFPPPDGGTTVVAQENHRDAGVIAFTAHSVVFTDEDPAWVRSTLAGIECDGLAATMNPRFLAALMDRTGRRHDTIDLMTVAGPLPGEPPVALRELADRDHPRVVRARARRDDVRVWAADGGVVVLGRGIAGRWETAIEVDEHVRHRGLGRALATAARHLVPDGAPVWSQQAAGNARSIRAFQAAGFRPVGSEALLIAR